One window of Catonella massiliensis genomic DNA carries:
- a CDS encoding thiopeptide-type bacteriocin biosynthesis protein: protein MIFRIPNIEIKYADEIFTSNNLTESVSNILGDEYIRRILYFNNEQIMQRWETDKSTEMAETIAKYIIRIASRTTINQLFGVIVADEVKKTEEYLLSREYTREFIINKISKSYDNNIIRYKLGNLVKKEMDRYCIYTYMATTRKFLVIPQNTIVGKLLSIIDDKEVSGDKIYDYMKSNNISECMAQNIVKDLIINRIIVSNFDLEDNIFEKSLLSGKIARLLNDNEIKEIIGLENRINNLGNMKLDEYAKNLETINSIAEKLLGKKNKYRPVIGYSRKKIDVPSDKAFNMGKRMKSFFTALGSLEASHIKLKKFESIFQEKYGLFQGVSFQESLDLYRGINNIEDKDKRSEEILVWFESKVNEANEFNAKEVVLTDNDLDKIIEICGNIKRSKEVVFDFKYQRSGKEIIATDISFTFHNALFEAYLNEDELMDNDCGIDYIYYCPRYLSDIGWIRRKVKRKIRIDSTGELETDICDILLVADYTGIHMIDKKSGDELFPINPTMKGFDYQIESDAVEFLDAFGKYKSKLPSTRIPIEFNKHSIIPRIRYKNVVVSPKKWIIRTDKFTSLTIDEVFEKYNIDRYVYWLNENGEKKYLDLTSFLSKKWLKSYSKTHDYIILTEIWKDTKFTECIIDIKFEKEIEKEFCKFYKKAQKQNSKTQYLSWHIFYNTEQLEIIKPKLYEYLTSNNFRFFFIHYIEDGSNVIRLRIKEDVFESTYQLLYELKENKIIANFKLCTYEPEIVRYGGISYFKEVENLFEMEAEIAINLATNLDKQAIIARQVAIISNMLENTLGHNKLRLFIKRYSKYSEESKLFYKKNKANLFQEIKRYNESIGIETRYIDNKIKSILEKISKESDEIYIWYILSSLIHMRLNRFTGISKENERLSFDILQYYYKEIKQDELYTNNI, encoded by the coding sequence ATGATATTTAGAATCCCTAATATTGAGATAAAGTATGCTGATGAAATATTTACTTCAAATAATCTAACAGAATCTGTTAGTAATATACTTGGAGATGAGTACATTAGGAGAATATTGTATTTTAATAATGAACAGATTATGCAAAGGTGGGAAACAGATAAATCAACAGAAATGGCGGAAACCATTGCAAAATACATAATCAGAATTGCAAGTAGAACTACGATAAACCAACTATTTGGAGTTATTGTTGCTGATGAGGTAAAGAAAACTGAAGAATATTTGTTATCTAGGGAATATACTAGAGAGTTTATAATAAATAAAATATCTAAGAGTTATGATAACAATATTATTCGTTATAAACTGGGAAATTTAGTAAAAAAAGAAATGGACAGATATTGTATTTATACATATATGGCTACAACCAGAAAATTCCTTGTAATCCCCCAAAATACTATAGTCGGTAAGCTTCTTTCGATTATTGATGATAAGGAAGTTTCAGGTGATAAAATTTATGATTATATGAAGTCTAATAATATAAGTGAGTGCATGGCACAAAACATAGTCAAAGACCTTATTATAAACAGAATTATTGTAAGTAATTTTGATTTAGAAGATAATATATTTGAGAAAAGCCTATTGTCAGGCAAAATAGCAAGACTGCTTAATGATAATGAAATAAAGGAGATTATAGGACTAGAAAATAGAATAAACAATCTAGGTAATATGAAACTCGATGAATATGCTAAAAATTTAGAAACCATAAATAGCATTGCTGAGAAGCTGTTAGGTAAAAAAAATAAGTATAGACCTGTGATTGGTTATAGCAGGAAAAAAATAGACGTCCCTTCTGATAAAGCTTTTAATATGGGTAAAAGGATGAAGTCATTTTTTACAGCTTTGGGTAGTTTAGAAGCATCACACATAAAATTAAAAAAATTTGAAAGTATATTTCAAGAAAAGTATGGGCTTTTTCAGGGTGTTTCTTTTCAAGAGTCATTGGATTTATACAGGGGCATTAATAATATCGAGGATAAAGATAAAAGAAGCGAAGAAATACTTGTATGGTTTGAAAGTAAAGTAAACGAAGCTAATGAATTTAACGCGAAAGAAGTTGTTTTAACAGATAATGATTTGGATAAAATTATTGAAATATGTGGAAATATAAAAAGAAGTAAGGAGGTAGTTTTTGATTTTAAGTATCAGAGGTCTGGAAAAGAAATAATTGCTACAGATATTAGTTTTACTTTCCATAATGCGTTATTTGAAGCTTACTTGAATGAAGATGAACTAATGGATAATGATTGTGGAATTGATTATATATACTATTGCCCTAGATATTTGTCAGATATAGGCTGGATTAGAAGAAAAGTAAAAAGAAAAATCAGAATAGATAGTACAGGAGAATTAGAAACAGATATATGTGATATATTATTGGTGGCAGATTATACCGGTATACACATGATAGATAAAAAAAGTGGAGATGAGCTTTTTCCTATAAATCCAACTATGAAAGGGTTTGATTACCAAATAGAGAGTGATGCAGTAGAATTCCTAGATGCATTTGGCAAGTATAAAAGTAAATTGCCATCAACAAGAATACCGATTGAGTTTAATAAACATAGTATTATTCCCAGAATAAGATATAAAAATGTTGTTGTGTCACCCAAAAAATGGATAATCAGAACTGACAAGTTTACTTCATTAACTATAGATGAAGTATTTGAAAAATATAATATAGACAGATATGTGTATTGGCTTAACGAAAACGGTGAGAAAAAATATTTAGATTTAACTTCATTTTTATCAAAAAAATGGTTGAAATCTTACTCTAAAACCCATGACTATATTATATTAACCGAAATATGGAAAGACACTAAATTTACAGAATGTATAATTGATATAAAGTTTGAAAAAGAAATAGAAAAAGAGTTTTGTAAATTTTATAAAAAGGCTCAGAAACAGAATTCTAAAACTCAATACTTGTCTTGGCATATTTTTTATAATACAGAGCAGCTTGAAATTATAAAACCTAAGCTTTATGAGTATCTGACAAGTAATAACTTTAGATTTTTTTTCATACATTACATTGAAGATGGAAGCAATGTGATAAGGCTTAGGATAAAAGAAGATGTATTTGAAAGTACATATCAATTATTGTATGAACTAAAGGAGAATAAGATTATAGCTAATTTTAAATTATGCACCTATGAGCCCGAAATAGTACGTTATGGAGGAATTTCGTATTTTAAGGAGGTTGAAAATCTATTTGAAATGGAGGCAGAGATAGCAATAAATCTTGCAACTAATTTAGATAAACAAGCAATTATTGCAAGACAGGTGGCTATAATATCAAACATGCTAGAAAATACTCTTGGACATAATAAATTAAGATTATTTATAAAAAGATATAGTAAGTATTCAGAAGAATCAAAGCTATTCTATAAAAAAAATAAAGCAAACCTGTTTCAGGAGATAAAGAGATATAACGAAAGTATAGGGATTGAAACCAGATATATTGATAATAAAATCAAAAGTATACTTGAAAAAATCAGCAAGGAGAGTGACGAAATATATATTTGGTACATTTTGTCATCTCTAATACATATGAGGCTAAATAGATTTACAGGAATATCGAAAGAAAATGAAAGGCTTAGTTTTGATATTTTACAATATTACTACAAGGAGATTAAACAAGATGAACTTTACACAAATAATATTTAA
- a CDS encoding helix-turn-helix domain-containing protein, whose product MKELTIGDIIKYQINKKSISPEKLTEGLCTTTSLKRLINGDTRQSFFLVERIIQRLGISVNKVTLLHNESDDTLLIMREMICKLLVEKTYTKAEYILSEYEMVADLNNPLHLQYVLETRGVILSEGYGKHEEALELYHKAFKAVLDRFEVDKLSDFLLGEEEMILLMLMLKEEMKVKNTNISLYARQLLDYVEKQYKDEEVRTNIYSKLAWLLGESAIKNNNYEEALELTLGGIDALTDNGLLLHLPQFLDRLLFLTKDRSKDVYSSWKKKRDALKELYVEYNEPWETEDIRLWESYRQNNIYLISELLRDERDLSGYSQEELAEAIGIDVKTISRIENGKSTPKKATFASIKEHFDIEGDSFQTRLAVDSPFLLEMERDISRLTSKHQYKEAEILFKSLKKQLSMESKVNRQYVAFTEALFDNMLKRKPVEEVLADLEDAFLITRKDKHLENLGKFVTTDLEAKIINMMAVCYKQTGHINKSLDLLENLKKGYERSKVTDRNHRRPIGLLYTNLCTYYEEMNRFDDAISLADKAIKYYIKCNRGDKLGYLVEEKTYTNYRMTGDNTTNKEKYRQSYRIMELMKAGEKEKAPLREAYKEWYGETIDKD is encoded by the coding sequence ATGAAAGAACTTACAATCGGAGATATAATAAAATACCAGATAAATAAAAAAAGTATTTCACCTGAAAAGCTGACCGAGGGGTTATGCACTACTACCTCACTTAAACGGCTTATAAATGGAGATACCAGACAGAGTTTCTTCTTGGTGGAGAGGATAATTCAAAGGCTTGGAATATCAGTAAACAAGGTTACACTTTTGCACAATGAAAGTGATGACACTCTACTTATTATGAGGGAAATGATATGCAAACTGCTAGTGGAAAAGACTTACACGAAGGCCGAATATATTCTTAGCGAATATGAGATGGTAGCTGACTTAAACAACCCACTTCATTTGCAGTATGTCCTTGAAACAAGGGGGGTTATACTCTCAGAGGGATATGGAAAGCATGAAGAGGCCTTGGAACTTTATCACAAGGCTTTTAAGGCTGTGCTTGACAGATTTGAGGTAGATAAGCTAAGTGATTTCTTGCTTGGAGAAGAGGAAATGATACTCCTGATGCTTATGTTAAAAGAAGAAATGAAAGTTAAGAATACTAATATAAGCTTATATGCAAGACAGCTCCTTGACTATGTAGAGAAACAATACAAGGATGAAGAAGTAAGGACGAATATATATAGCAAACTTGCCTGGCTGCTGGGTGAAAGTGCGATAAAGAATAATAATTACGAAGAAGCCTTAGAGCTTACCCTAGGTGGAATCGATGCATTGACGGACAATGGCTTGCTGCTGCATCTGCCACAGTTCTTAGATAGACTCTTATTCCTTACCAAGGACAGATCTAAGGATGTATACAGTTCTTGGAAGAAAAAGCGGGATGCACTAAAGGAGCTGTATGTAGAGTATAATGAACCTTGGGAGACAGAGGATATAAGGCTGTGGGAAAGCTACAGACAGAACAATATTTACCTTATCTCAGAGCTATTAAGAGATGAAAGAGACTTGTCAGGGTATTCTCAAGAGGAGCTTGCAGAAGCGATAGGAATAGATGTAAAGACCATATCCAGGATAGAAAATGGTAAGTCAACCCCTAAAAAAGCTACATTTGCATCCATAAAAGAGCATTTTGACATTGAGGGGGATAGTTTTCAGACAAGGCTTGCTGTGGATAGTCCCTTTTTGCTTGAAATGGAAAGAGATATATCAAGGCTTACTTCAAAACATCAATATAAAGAGGCGGAAATATTATTTAAGTCGTTAAAGAAACAGCTGTCTATGGAAAGTAAGGTGAACAGGCAGTACGTGGCATTTACGGAAGCATTATTTGATAATATGCTAAAAAGAAAGCCTGTGGAAGAAGTGCTGGCTGATTTGGAAGATGCATTTTTAATAACAAGAAAAGATAAGCACCTTGAAAATCTGGGGAAATTCGTAACTACTGACTTAGAGGCTAAGATAATAAATATGATGGCTGTATGTTATAAACAGACTGGGCATATAAACAAAAGTCTAGATTTACTTGAAAATCTAAAAAAAGGATATGAGAGAAGCAAGGTAACAGATAGAAATCATAGAAGACCAATAGGGTTATTATATACCAATCTATGTACTTATTATGAGGAAATGAACAGGTTTGATGACGCTATTAGCTTAGCCGATAAAGCTATAAAGTATTATATCAAATGTAACAGAGGAGATAAGCTGGGATATTTGGTTGAAGAAAAGACATACACCAATTATAGAATGACCGGGGATAATACAACTAATAAAGAAAAGTATAGACAAAGTTATAGAATAATGGAGTTAATGAAGGCTGGAGAAAAAGAAAAAGCCCCATTAAGAGAGGCTTATAAAGAATGGTATGGTGAAACTATAGACAAAGATTAG
- a CDS encoding ATP-binding protein, with translation MEIKDLIGEATEYDKKQRLEIKKPKSWCKSVSAFANTLGGSLIFGISDSGEALGLDDAEGDAERISETVKSRLDPIPEFKLQFHNEKGKMLIVLDILRGEDTPYYYSGDGVLEAYVRMGNESVKATSTELKRLVMRGKNTSYDSQISAYRVEDFAFSKLRERYKKWTGNSFDDKDLVSFGLADERGYLTNAGALIADESPIRCSRLFCTRWNGLNKSGGTIDALDDAEYDGSIISLIENGENFIRRNAKMMWRKTANSREEMPDFVERSYHEALINGLGHRDYLINGSEVHIDIYDDRMEIYSPGGMPDGSVIQDRDPLTVPSTRRTPVLADVLNRLGYMERKGSGFGKIISGYEFQKNYTESKKPTFRSDRYQFTVIMPNLNYVPQGVPQGVPQDVPQDNLDGQILNLMRENNKISTDSIAMLLGVSSKTIKRRIKGMDNVCYIGSGYSGHWEIID, from the coding sequence ATGGAAATAAAAGACTTAATTGGAGAGGCTACCGAATATGACAAGAAACAGAGGCTTGAGATAAAGAAACCTAAAAGCTGGTGTAAAAGCGTAAGTGCATTTGCAAATACTCTTGGTGGTTCATTGATTTTTGGCATTTCTGACAGCGGAGAAGCTTTAGGCTTAGATGATGCCGAAGGAGATGCCGAAAGGATTAGTGAAACTGTAAAAAGCAGGTTGGATCCAATTCCGGAGTTTAAACTGCAGTTTCATAATGAAAAGGGTAAAATGCTCATAGTCTTGGATATTTTAAGAGGAGAAGATACGCCATATTATTATTCAGGTGATGGCGTGCTTGAAGCCTATGTACGTATGGGAAATGAGAGTGTTAAAGCAACATCTACAGAGTTAAAACGCCTGGTTATGCGCGGGAAAAACACATCTTATGACTCGCAAATTTCAGCATATAGAGTTGAGGATTTTGCATTTTCAAAGCTTAGAGAAAGGTATAAAAAGTGGACAGGCAATAGCTTTGATGATAAAGACCTAGTTTCATTTGGATTGGCTGATGAGCGAGGGTATCTTACTAATGCAGGTGCTTTGATAGCAGATGAAAGCCCTATACGTTGTTCCAGACTGTTTTGCACAAGATGGAATGGGTTAAATAAAAGTGGTGGCACAATTGATGCCCTAGATGATGCAGAGTATGATGGAAGCATCATTTCTCTTATTGAAAATGGTGAGAATTTTATAAGGCGTAATGCTAAAATGATGTGGAGAAAAACCGCAAATTCAAGGGAAGAAATGCCTGATTTTGTGGAGAGAAGTTACCACGAGGCTTTGATTAATGGGCTCGGGCATAGGGACTATTTGATAAACGGAAGCGAAGTACATATTGATATTTATGATGACCGGATGGAGATTTATTCACCCGGAGGAATGCCGGATGGCTCTGTAATTCAGGACAGGGATCCGCTTACAGTGCCATCAACCAGAAGAACCCCTGTACTTGCTGATGTACTTAACAGACTTGGCTATATGGAGCGTAAGGGAAGTGGATTTGGTAAAATAATAAGCGGATATGAATTTCAGAAAAATTATACAGAGAGTAAGAAGCCGACATTTCGCTCAGACAGGTATCAATTCACCGTGATAATGCCTAATCTGAATTATGTCCCTCAAGGTGTCCCTCAAGGTGTCCCTCAAGATGTCCCTCAAGATAATTTGGATGGACAGATTTTAAATTTAATGCGCGAAAATAACAAAATTAGTACAGATAGTATAGCCATGTTACTTGGCGTGAGCTCTAAAACTATAAAACGCCGCATAAAAGGTATGGATAATGTTTGTTATATTGGAAGTGGATACAGTGGACATTGGGAGATTATAGATTAA
- a CDS encoding ABC transporter ATP-binding protein: MKEILTAKNLTKEYFISAGKEPVQVIKGINLSIKEGEKVGYAGLNGAGKSTTIKMLTGLIKPTGGELDVLGFKPFSLRKKYVEYIGVIFGQRNQLFWDLKVEDSFQFNKSLYKLSDKEYKDKLDFLNEYTDLDNLMQKRVLQLSLGQKMKCNIALSLLHSPKILFLDEATIGLDIIVKNEIKKLLNEVNRQFNTTLLFTSHDMKDIEDVCERIIILEKGKILHDLPLNEFKKLYGGTKNVKISLTERADIDKLVFWCEDKWKNDFMDFNREENTIKFSFNETKINFFDIMNMLKNEGIRPSDIEINSDSLEDIIRGIYQ, encoded by the coding sequence ATGAAAGAAATTTTGACAGCGAAAAACCTCACCAAAGAATACTTTATATCGGCTGGGAAAGAGCCTGTACAAGTGATAAAGGGGATAAATCTAAGTATAAAAGAAGGTGAAAAGGTAGGTTATGCAGGGCTTAATGGAGCAGGAAAATCTACTACAATTAAAATGCTTACGGGACTTATAAAGCCAACAGGCGGTGAGCTTGATGTACTGGGATTTAAGCCGTTTAGTCTTAGAAAAAAGTATGTTGAATATATAGGCGTAATCTTCGGACAGAGAAACCAGCTATTCTGGGATCTGAAAGTTGAAGATTCTTTTCAATTTAATAAAAGCCTATATAAGCTTTCAGATAAGGAATACAAGGACAAGCTGGATTTCTTGAATGAATATACAGACCTCGATAACCTTATGCAAAAAAGAGTGTTACAGCTTTCCCTAGGCCAGAAGATGAAATGTAATATAGCTCTATCTCTTTTACATTCTCCCAAAATATTATTTTTGGACGAGGCGACTATTGGCTTAGACATTATAGTTAAAAATGAAATTAAAAAACTCTTAAACGAGGTAAACAGGCAGTTTAATACTACTTTGCTTTTTACTTCGCATGACATGAAGGACATCGAAGATGTTTGCGAAAGAATTATCATACTTGAAAAAGGGAAGATTCTTCATGACTTGCCTCTGAACGAATTTAAAAAGTTATATGGCGGCACGAAGAATGTGAAGATTTCACTTACGGAAAGAGCCGATATAGACAAGCTTGTTTTTTGGTGTGAAGATAAATGGAAAAATGATTTTATGGACTTTAATAGAGAAGAAAACACCATAAAATTTTCGTTTAATGAAACAAAAATTAATTTCTTTGATATTATGAACATGCTGAAAAACGAGGGAATCAGACCTTCAGATATAGAGATAAATAGTGATAGTCTGGAGGATATAATAAGGGGAATATATCAATGA
- a CDS encoding ABC transporter permease, which translates to MSLTLNFKKYLSVMAISIKASSAYKIKLFFYALTGITQFISCYYLWSTLYSGKAMYNGFTGEGILTYFVISFFIQSFIPRWITMEIGWGVKRGEIINVFLRPVGFRTYFILYAFGDVVLTFIFMGLPIIVFTWFGTSLLPCGNVMLFAFSLIISYGIAFNLFYLVGLISFINTNIWGIFLTFDLVNLFLSGALLPIRFMPEWLVLLIRVLPFRYVVDFPISIWITGKADMYELLIQIIWLVTLSILTKCIYRQAVSKLDIFGG; encoded by the coding sequence ATGAGTCTAACGCTGAATTTTAAAAAATACCTTTCGGTTATGGCAATATCCATAAAAGCAAGTTCTGCTTACAAAATTAAGCTGTTTTTCTATGCACTTACAGGAATAACCCAGTTTATAAGCTGCTATTATTTGTGGAGCACATTATATAGTGGCAAAGCTATGTATAATGGATTTACAGGAGAGGGCATACTTACTTATTTTGTCATATCATTCTTCATACAAAGCTTTATTCCAAGATGGATTACTATGGAAATAGGCTGGGGAGTAAAAAGAGGTGAAATAATTAATGTATTTCTAAGACCAGTTGGGTTTAGAACATACTTTATTCTCTATGCTTTTGGAGATGTGGTATTAACATTTATTTTTATGGGGCTTCCTATAATCGTTTTTACGTGGTTTGGCACTTCGCTATTGCCTTGTGGAAATGTTATGCTTTTTGCATTTAGCCTGATTATAAGCTATGGCATAGCCTTTAACCTTTTTTATCTTGTAGGTCTAATAAGCTTTATTAACACGAATATATGGGGCATATTCTTAACCTTTGACCTTGTAAATTTGTTTTTGTCAGGAGCCTTGCTTCCGATACGCTTTATGCCTGAGTGGTTGGTCTTACTTATAAGAGTACTTCCGTTCAGGTATGTAGTGGATTTCCCGATTTCAATCTGGATTACGGGAAAGGCAGATATGTATGAGTTGCTGATACAGATTATATGGCTTGTTACACTTAGCATACTTACTAAGTGTATATATAGACAGGCTGTTTCAAAGCTGGATATTTTTGGAGGCTGA
- a CDS encoding ABC-2 family transporter protein: MGIYIKLFFAKLSMLKMYKKDFYLGLISCIIKALISIFLIDFILDNFEIVGGMEGEKVAFLYFFITFIQAVSSMVLPGIISFTGIYIRDAELDMVLLKPVNKLVYIVFENIDIKEFPNVMVNLGIFILSIIRLNLPISVSIMLFLESFAGVLIVFSLCLLINILGFRYKETLMPIKFLFALVDMCKYPLSIYNPVIKILFMTVIPIGLVSYWGIIQMENIAWIFMLSVVISAMLLLVCVYLFEKAFRLYESTGS; the protein is encoded by the coding sequence ATGGGAATTTATATAAAACTATTTTTTGCCAAGCTTTCTATGCTTAAAATGTACAAGAAAGATTTTTACTTGGGGCTTATTTCTTGCATTATTAAGGCTTTAATAAGCATATTTTTAATTGATTTTATTTTGGATAATTTTGAAATTGTAGGTGGAATGGAAGGTGAAAAAGTAGCTTTTCTATACTTTTTTATTACTTTCATTCAGGCTGTATCGTCTATGGTTTTGCCTGGAATAATAAGCTTTACGGGAATTTATATTAGGGATGCAGAACTTGACATGGTACTTCTAAAACCCGTAAATAAGCTGGTCTATATAGTTTTTGAGAATATAGATATAAAGGAATTTCCAAATGTAATGGTGAATCTGGGGATTTTCATCTTGTCGATAATAAGGCTTAACTTACCTATATCTGTCTCAATAATGCTATTTTTAGAGTCCTTTGCAGGAGTGCTTATTGTATTTTCACTCTGCCTTTTAATTAATATATTAGGCTTCAGGTACAAAGAAACTTTGATGCCTATCAAGTTCTTATTTGCACTGGTTGATATGTGTAAGTATCCTTTAAGCATTTATAATCCTGTGATAAAGATTCTGTTTATGACAGTTATTCCAATAGGGTTAGTGAGTTATTGGGGAATAATACAGATGGAAAATATAGCCTGGATATTTATGTTGAGCGTAGTGATTTCAGCTATGCTTCTGCTTGTTTGTGTATATCTGTTTGAGAAGGCATTCAGGCTATATGAGAGCACCGGATCATAA
- a CDS encoding LPXTG cell wall anchor domain-containing protein, with product MHIRVEKLPKTGGTSSEYLVVLGLGLIGLGYAFKKRR from the coding sequence GTGCATATTAGGGTTGAAAAGCTTCCTAAAACAGGCGGTACAAGCAGCGAATACCTTGTAGTATTAGGCCTTGGACTTATAGGCTTAGGCTATGCATTTAAGAAAAGAAGATAG